The sequence GCGCGTCGGGGCCAGCTCCAACATCGGCACCTACCTTCTCCAGCCATTCGTGCGCAACTATCTGACGACCGCAAATGAGAGGGGCGAGGTGGATCTGCGCATCGCCGCCAACCCGGATGTGGCCGACCAGCTACTGGCGGGCCAGCTCGACGCCGCGATCATGGAATGGTGGCTACCTCACCCCGACTTCGAATACCGCCTCTGGCGGGTCGAGCCGCTGGTGCTTATCGTCAGCCCCGACCATGCGCTGGCTGAAGCAGGGTGCATAGAACGTGATCGTCTGGTGGACCTGCCGATGCTGGGAGGTGAACCGGGTAGCGGTACCGGACGGCTTCTGACCGAATACTTTGGCGAACTGGGCGTGCCTCGCAGCGGTATGCAGCTAGGCAGCACCGAGGCAGTCAAACAAGCAGTGAGGGCGGGACTCGGCGTGTCGTTGGTGATGGCTTCCGCAGTACAAGACGAAGTTCGCAGTGGCGCGCTGGTAGCTCTTCCCATCCCGGGGCTTGAAAAGCGTCTCCAACTGATCTGGCGCAAACCTCCCGGAAATCTGCACCCGCCGGGATTTGTGCGGCACTTATTGGAGGAGGCAGATCTAGCTGGATAAGGTGATGGATGGTTGCGATCCAGCGCTTGGCTTGTCAGCCTAGGGAAACTCTGAAAAAGACTTTCTGATTTGGCAAAATACCGCGACCCCACCCACCGAGTTTCCCGATGAAGCAGATGACCTTCGCCGACGCCGAGTACGCTGGCAAGCGCAAGCAAACCCGCAAGGAGTTGTTCCTGATCGAGATGGATCGGGTGGTGCCGTGGAAGGGCTTGATTGCTTTGATCGAGCCACATTATCCGAAGGGTGAAGGTGGCCGTCCGGCCTACCCGTTGATGGCGATGCTGCGTGTGCATCTGCTGCAGAACTGGTTCGGCTACAGCGATCCAGCGATGGAGGAAGCGCTGTACGAAACCACGATCCTGCGCCAGTTTGCCGGGCTGAACCTGGAGCGCATCCCCGACGAAACCACGGGGTGCTGCTGGTCCGCAAGTGACCCGCTGCGATTGAACGCCGGCGGCCAACCGGCGCTCACATCCGTAACCCTCACGGATTACGGAGGCACACGCATGCTGGTATTCGAGTCGATCTACACCGAAGGTCTGGCGCAGATTTCCTATCTGGTGGGCGACAGCAAGGCCGCCGTCGCCGCGGTGATCGATCCGCGGCGCGACGTCGAGGTCTACCTCGACCTGGCGCGCGACAAGGGCCTGCGCATCGCCTATGCCATCGAGACGCACATCCACGCCGACTTCGTTTCCGGCGCCCAGGCGCTGGCCGAACGCTGCGGCGCCGAGATCATCGGCGGACTACGCCTTCGGGCTGCGTCAGGTGGACGACGGCGAGGTGCTGGAACTGGGTCAGGTCAGCCTGGAAGT comes from Stutzerimonas stutzeri and encodes:
- a CDS encoding LysR family transcriptional regulator, encoding MLNPVWLKSLVAIVQTGSFQSAARALGLAQPTVSQHLQKLEEQVGVTLVQRSRSGCQPTTRALAFMPHATALLDMHARALEALHGNRERVGASSNIGTYLLQPFVRNYLTTANERGEVDLRIAANPDVADQLLAGQLDAAIMEWWLPHPDFEYRLWRVEPLVLIVSPDHALAEAGCIERDRLVDLPMLGGEPGSGTGRLLTEYFGELGVPRSGMQLGSTEAVKQAVRAGLGVSLVMASAVQDEVRSGALVALPIPGLEKRLQLIWRKPPGNLHPPGFVRHLLEEADLAG
- a CDS encoding MBL fold metallo-hydrolase, which translates into the protein MNAGGQPALTSVTLTDYGGTRMLVFESIYTEGLAQISYLVGDSKAAVAAVIDPRRDVEVYLDLARDKGLRIAYAIETHIHADFVSGAQALAERCGAEIIGGLRLRAASGGRRRGAGTGSGQPGSAALARPHPRAHLAAAT